The region TCCCTGTTTCTTCATTCAAATTATATGAAACCGTGGAAAAATATCCTATATTTAATATTTCCTGTAAAGCCAATTTAATATCTACTTCACTAGTTAAAGAACCAATTTTTATCCCATAGTTTGACAAAATTCTTTCTATTTCAGCAGATGCATAAGAAACATCTGTATTATAAGTAATGTCTGTTAAAAAAGTGATAGAAAAAACAAATCCTGTAATTAATAACACAACAACAAGTCCTATTGATTTCTTCACAAATATACCTCCTATTGCCTAATATTGTTATTGATCATGTAATATAAAGAATGTACTTAATAAAAAGGATGCTGTTATTTTTCTAACACATCACCCTGATAAACATATTTAATATACGCTTCATAAGTCCAAGGGCATATTTTTTGAAAAAAATGAGCTAAAGCTATAGCGTATTGCTGTATCTCCCATTGAGCGTGAGAAGAAGCTCGCATATCCAAGAAATGCATTAATGCTCTGGCATTTGTAGTAAGGTAAAATTCCGTATATTCTCCTACTGGTAAAATAATTCTTGCCAATTCTTTGGCTACACCCAAGTTAATAAGTTTTTCATAAGATTCATAAGTTTTCAAATAAGCCTCTTCAATAATCTCGATCATCTGTTTTTTCAGACCCTCATCTTCAACAACTACGCTTTTTTGTTTATCTTCAATATCTTGTATTCTAATATTGGAAGGTATATAGAATTCATCAACATTTTTTGAGGTATATCGTCTACTTATTTCATTAGGAGACATCCCTATTCTATGTCTGAACCATTGTCTAACAACAAAAATAGGCGCTTTTACATGAAAAGTAAAGGTAATATGTTCAAAAGGTGATGTATGCCCGTTTTTCATTAAATAAGCTATAAGATTTTTGTCTCTTTCATCTGTAGAAATATCTTTCCCATGAGATACTCTTGCAGCTCTAACAGCGGATCTATCTCCTCCCATATAGTCAACAATCTCTACAAACCCTTTATCCAAAACTTTCAATATATTCTCACTGTTTTTCATCTTCTACCTCTGTCTCCTCTTCTGAAAATTTGTATAAGATATACACAATGACAGCTAAAATTAAAAATAAAGGTATATAAGAAATCAAAAAAAGCCTTTGTTCAAGTTTGTTATTGATCTTCAATAATATATTTGCTACCTGCTCATTGTTAGGATCTAAAATTATAGCTTTCGTAAGATATATCCTGGATAATTCTATATTATTTTTCATATCATGTTGATACAATAAAATTCCTAACTTAGCTAAAGAATCTACATTCTTAGGATCATAAGTTAAAGAAAATTCATAATTTCTTTTCTTCTGGGTATATGTATCAGAAATGTCTCCTAATAGTTCATAACTTTTAGAAAGTATATTTTTTTTATCTGAATTTTGAATTAACGATTCTACAATATTTCTTGCTCTTTCTTTTTCATTTAAATAATTAAACGAAAAAGCTAAAATTAGCGATATTGACTCATTCTTCTTTGGTTCTTTCTCGTATCTAGGAGCCAACTGTACTATCTTTTCATATTTGGATAGCTCGAATGCTTGACAAATTAATAATTCTAAAATATTAATGTTGTTTGAGTAAGAATTAAACGTTTTTTCAACTTTAGAGAAAATAGATTCTTTTTCATTTACATCTACTAAATCCCATTTTACTAATGATTCATAATAAACACAAAAAGGATTGTCTCCTTTACTTTGTGTTATTATATCAAGAGAACTTAAAATATTCTTAGATAATTCTAAATCTTTGGTATTTTTGTATTCATCATACAAAAAAATAACTCTAACTGCATTAATAGTAACTGAATTCGGATATTTTTTTAGAGCAGATTCTATTTTATTAATTGTATCTTTTTCGTTGCCCTTTTGATATCCTGAAAGGATATCAAATATTAATGAATCATCCGGTTTTATATTTAAATTTGTATATGTTCTTGATTGGTCTGCAGCAGTTTTATACTGGACATTTCCTTCTTCATAATATTTTAAGTACATTCCTAAAACATTTAAAGCAAGATCATTTGATACAATTAGTTGATCTATATCAAGAATATATATAAATTCATCTAAAACACCTGAAAATAAAATCAAAGAAAGACTTACTAAAATAGTACTACATACTAGTTTTTTTGAGATATGATTCATTATTTTCCACCCTGCTTATATGTCTCAGCTTTATAACCTCTTAAAATAATCTCCTCATCTTCTAATTGGAATATAACCTTCGTGAGGGGTTTTGTAGGAACGAACTTCTTTTTATGAATAATTACTTCAACTCCTGGATATGCTATATCTCTTGCGATAATAAAAGCTTCACCTTTTGAATCTTGTATTTTCGTCTTTATTTCTCTAATTCTTTCCTGCATTCTTTCGATATCATCAAGAAGTACTTTAAAAGTATTTAAGGATTTCTTGTAATATTCTAACCTTTGTTCATCTAATTTGTCCATATCTTTTAACTTTCTTAAACCTGTCAAAATAGAACTAATCTTTTTAAGATTTTCTGTATCTAATGTTAATTGACTTTCTAGATTTAACAGTTCTTGATTTAATTCTGGGGGGATTCCAACTTCACAAATAGTTCTAACATGCATAACACTACCTAAGATATCTGATTCAATCAGTTTAGTAGCTAGGACACTTCCACCTGCTATTCGGCCATTTTTACCTTCGACAACTACATTTTTACCTGCTTTTATTGTTGAATTTAAAATAGAAGTAGAAACAATCAGTGTATCTTCTACTTCAATATATGAATTCTCAATATAATTACATTTTAGGTTCTTGGCTTTAACAATACCTTTTCCTGCACCTTTAATGCCAAAGACATAAGCATCTCCTTGGCAGATAACATTAGCAGATTCAACAACCCCTTTTATTTCTAAGTAATCCTTTGCTTCTACAACAAAACCCGCCTTCACATCACCATTTATATATAATTTTCCTGGAAATCTTATATTTCCAGTCGAATAATCTATATTCCCAGTAATTTTATGCTCATCGAGTACATCAATGTATATTTCTCCACTTCTGTCTTGATTAGTTACAAACTTCCCATCAATATTAGATATTATCTTATTATCGTTTAAGTAAACATTTTTTCCAAGTTTTAATTTTAATTCTTTGCCTAAAAATCCTTCTACTATTTCTCCTTTGACATTTTTTCCATCTTTGCCCCTTTTAGGAGGAATAATTTCTGCTAACTCATCACCTCTATTGACAATTATTAGCTTACTAACTTCTTTCATATCTATCTTCGAGGTATCAATATCGTTAATTTCTTTTTCAATTGTTTCTCTAAAAATGATTTTCGCATCTTCTCCAACTTGTGGAGGAGTTCCATAAGCTATTGTATAATCTTTATCGTATTTTGGGTTTGAGACAATTTGTTGCATAACTTCGTTAATTATACCATGAACGACTCCCTTTTCTTTTAAAAACTCTTCAATCTCATTTATAGTTGGGGGACGACCATCATTTATTAATTTTAATGAAGCTACCATAGCATCTTCTGATATTTTAATCTCATATTTAGCCACAATACTGGCCTCCTCACCAAATTATAATTTTAGTTTTCCAATTGCCTATCTTATACCTACCACTTTCTGATAAACCAAAATCATTTGCGATTTCTTTTTTTATCAGTACAATTTGTGGTTTTAAATACTTTAAGGAATTTATTCCATCAATTAGTAAAAACTCGTAAGGAACATCTTCTGGTACTCTTAGAAGATCTGTCTTATAATAATTAAATAACTTATTTGCATACTCTTCTCCAACTATTTTTTTTAACTTTTTAAAATTATCTCTTTTCGATTCCTCTTCATATTTTTTAGATTCAGATAAAGAAAAAACACATCCACAATAATCTTGCCTGTAAATATTATAAGTTTTGCATATTTTTGAAGATTCTTTTATTCCATTGTTGGATCTAAAATTCAGATATTTAAACTTTATGTTTTGATCTTCATATTCATGTTCTAGTTCTTTCGATATATTTAAAATATCCTCATGAGATTTTCTAGGAGAGGCTAATAAGGAAGAACTATAAATCGTAAACCCAAGTTCTTTAGCCATGAAAATAGTACTATTTAATCTCAGCCTAATACATTCAAGACATCTATTTCTTTTGTTGTATTCGTTTCCTTTTATTCTATTGTAGTATACAGATGGTTCATATTTTCCTTGGATAAGTTTAAAATGCCAAACCCTTTGAAGTTTCTTAACTTCATCGAACCTTTTTATATATTCCTCTTCAGGAAAAATATTGGGGTTATAGAAGTAAACTACCGGTTCATACCCTTGCTCATCAAGTCTTTTATAAGAAACTGTCAAATCAGGCGCACAACAAACATGAAGAAAAAGTGTCAAAATGTTACCTTCCCTTCTATTTTTTTTAAAGTGCTACTAGAAATTCCCAATTTTTTTAATTCTTCAAGAGTCTCTATCTTTTTTAGTAATCTATAATCAATTATTTTTTGAGCATTAACCTTTCCTATTCCTGGTAACCCTATCAGTTGTTCAAAAGAAGCGGTATTAATATTTATTGTTTTATCTTTAACTTCGTAGACACTTTTTGAAAGATATATGTAGTCTTTAATATTTAAAAAAGTTTTTTCTCCAATCCCAGGTACATTTTTTATATCTTCAACTGAAGAAAAACCATATGTATCTCTATACTTAACAATTGCATTTGCCTTTGAAGGACCTATATAGGGCAATTTAATCAAATCTTCTACGCTTGCTGTTAATAGATCAATTTTTAAGGGTTCTAAAATGGAATTATCGTTTATGTTTGAAAACGATTCTTTATAATTGATAAACCCGATTAAAAATATTATGGAAATGATAATTAATGGAAAGAATAATTTCTTTTTCACTAACCCTCACTCATTTTCTACCCCTGTAAAATATATCCCTTTTCGAAAACGATCTTTGATGCCTAATCCAGTTAACTCAAAAACCTTTTGTTCATCCATATTTTTCATATATTCGTCAGATTCTTTAGCAGTTTCAAATAATCCCACGACAATAGACCAATAATCAGCGTTACTTGGAGACAGTTTCCCGTTGTAAACAACGGCAGGTATACCTGCCTCCCTCAACGCCATAGTTGGAAAAATTGCTAGGGCTGGAGAATAAAAAAGATAAATTTGAATTGTATAAAGATATTGTTCATCATTAGCATTTATATCATAATCTTCACGATATAAATAGTATTTATTTTGATTTTTAAAAATAAAATAATTGATACCATTTTCTAAAGCATACAGAGCTTCTTCAAAAGCTTTCTTTTCGCTATCAAAAATTTTCACTGCTCCGACATTACTTGATTTTAAAAGAGTAGCAGAATTATCAAGAAGAAGCTGATAATTCAGATTTTGGATGTTATAATTAACCTTAGCTTTTGTTTTTCCAACCTGAATTTCTGGCAAAATAAGTTCATTCTCATAAGAATATTCGGGTTCCAAAATTTGAGATGAGAGATAATCAGAACCTAGGTCTTTTATTTGAAGATCCAGTAAATTCATTTCATTTTTTAAATAGATGGTATACACCGTTAAAATGAAAGTTATTAAAGGTAAGACAAAAACAAGAATTAATATCAAACTGAACCCACTAGATTTCTTTTTCAATTCTAAGCACTCCTTACAAAGACCTTAAATTCAGGTAGTAACTCCTCTAATTCTGTATAGTTTATGTAATAGTTTATGAATCCATCATCTGTCAACAAGATTTCGTTTATGGGTATGCTAAATTTCTTCGCTTTTAAACTCTTAAAAGGCAAATTTGAAAAACCCAAAGAACTTTTTATATCGCTGACTAAATGTTCAAAATTATTTCCACTTAAATATCCAAGTTTGCAACTCAGATAAGATAAAAAAATAAAAGATAAACACTCGCTTTCAACAAAAAAATTATTCATTTTAAAATCTGGTTCTATTATAAATTTACTCAATCTTGTACCTGGAAAACCTAGATCATTTGAATACAGAGATAAAACATTTTTTATCGCTATGTATAAATATTCTTCTAAATCTAATTTAATAAAGTTTTTGGAATATCTTAATGACAATTCTGCAAATTTTTTATCAAACAATAATCCAACCAAATATCCAAAGATAAATTGTTTTTTCATTGCTGTTTTATCCAAAAACTTACAAAAATATGGATCAACATATACTAAATCTGGATAACCAGATACTTTTAAATAGTTTTTTGTATAGTTCATATCTAGATTAAACTCTCCAGATACTGGTAAATAAATCATGGAGGATAATGTGGTAGGAACCGCTATGAGATTAGCTTTTGGAAAATCTAACGTATTGTATGTAAAACCAACCATATCTATTAAAGACCCACCACCTACCACAATTATGTTACTATAATCACCATTAGTAATCAATTTACATAATTCAACATATCGGTCAAAATATTTAGCCTCAGGTCCTCCTTTAATGAAAACAATATTGTTATTATTGTAATTAAAATATTTCTTTAAAGAAGAATCTATAATTAACAATGAACCATACTTTGAAACATATTTAGATAAAAATTCTTCATAATAATTCATATATATATTAATATTAATATCCTTTTCTATACCTTTTGAAAAACTAATACTTTTCATTGTCTTCTTCCTTTTTATTAATTTTGTTCCTCAATATTTGATATTTTGTCTATTCTTCTTTGATGCCTTTCACCTTCAAATTCTGTAGACAAAAATGTATCAACTGTCCATTTTGCAAGGTCATATCCCATTAATCTTCCAGCAAGTACAAGTACATTCGCATTGTTATGCTTTCGTGCCAATTCTGCCATTGATGGATACAAACACAAAGCACCTCGAATGCCTTTTATTTTATTAACTGAGATTGACATTCCAATGCCAGTTCCACATAAACCTATCCCATATTCTACTTTTCTATTAGCAACCATTTCACCTAACATCTTAGCATAATCTGGATAATCAACGCTTTCTTTAGAATAGGTCCCTAAATCTATTACATCGATATTCTTTTCTTTAAGATAGTTTACCAACTCTTCTTTCATTTCGAAAGCAGCATGATCAGATGCAATTGCTATTTTCATATTTTCCTCCCAACCTTATTTACACCAATCTTATTAATCCAACCATTTTTCCTTGAATCTCTAATCTATCAATTGAAACTCTTATTTCTTGTAAAGACTTATTTTCAGGAATCAAAAGCACTTCATCCTCGTTAATTTTTTTCATCCTTTTTAATGTAGCCTCTGATTTGTCAATTAAAGCAACAATTATATCTCCATCTTCTGCATAATCTTGTTTTCGAACTATTACATAGTCACCACTTTTAATATGCGCTTCAATCATAGAATTACCTTCAACCCTTAAAGAAAAATATTCAAAATTTTTAGGAAAAAAGTTGCTAGGAATAGGAATAAAATCAGTAACCTTTTCTATAGCCTCTATAGCATTACCAGCAGCTATCTTTCCTGAAACTGGGATGAGATTCTCTGTAGCCAACACAGTCCCACATTTAGGAGTAAGTCTTATCCCTCTAGAAACGCCCTCTCTTTCTAAATATCCTTTTTTTTCAAGGATTATCAAATGTTTATGTGCCGCTCTAGGACTTTTAAATTCGAAATGTCTCATTATATCTCTAATACTTGGGGCAAAACCATTTTCTTTCATGTATAAAATAATATAATCCAAAACTTGTAATTGCCTTTTTGTCAAATCTTCCATAAGGTCATTCCTCTCCTTATTATTAATCATCTTTAACTTCTATTGCATCAACCACTGCATCATCTTTATCCAAGCGAACAACTATAACACCTTGAGTTATTCTATTTAATACTGTAATATTATCTACGTTTACTCTAATAGCTTTTCCTTTTTCAGTAAATATTAATACATCCTCACCATCTTCTACGGACATTGCAGCAACTATATTCCCTATTTTTGAAATATCTCTAACTGTTTTTAAACCTATTCCGCCTCTGTTTTGTGGTCTATAAGAACTAAATTCAACCCTTTTTCCATAGCCTCTTTCAGTAATAATAAGTAATTTTTTATTATTATCAACTAAAACTACATCCACAACTTCATCATCTTTTTTTAATTTAATAGCATTAACACCCATAGCATCTCTTCCCATTCTTCTTACCTGAGACGAATTAAAGTTTAGGGCCATTCCTTTTTTTGTTACAACCAATAAATTTTTATCTTCTCCATCTAAGACTATAGCATCAACAACTGTATCATTCTCTACTATATTAATGGCTCGAATACCCGAACTTCTAGCGTTCATAAATTCCCTCAACGATGTCCTTTTTACCTTACCTAGTTTAGTAAATATTAAAATATCTTTATCATAATCTCCATCCAAAGAAATAGGGATTAATGTCTTAACTTTCTCACCCTCAGATAATCCTATGTAATTTGCAATATGTTCTCCTTTAGAAT is a window of Defluviitoga tunisiensis DNA encoding:
- the thyX gene encoding FAD-dependent thymidylate synthase, with amino-acid sequence MKNSENILKVLDKGFVEIVDYMGGDRSAVRAARVSHGKDISTDERDKNLIAYLMKNGHTSPFEHITFTFHVKAPIFVVRQWFRHRIGMSPNEISRRYTSKNVDEFYIPSNIRIQDIEDKQKSVVVEDEGLKKQMIEIIEEAYLKTYESYEKLINLGVAKELARIILPVGEYTEFYLTTNARALMHFLDMRASSHAQWEIQQYAIALAHFFQKICPWTYEAYIKYVYQGDVLEK
- a CDS encoding tetratricopeptide repeat protein, with translation MNHISKKLVCSTILVSLSLILFSGVLDEFIYILDIDQLIVSNDLALNVLGMYLKYYEEGNVQYKTAADQSRTYTNLNIKPDDSLIFDILSGYQKGNEKDTINKIESALKKYPNSVTINAVRVIFLYDEYKNTKDLELSKNILSSLDIITQSKGDNPFCVYYESLVKWDLVDVNEKESIFSKVEKTFNSYSNNINILELLICQAFELSKYEKIVQLAPRYEKEPKKNESISLILAFSFNYLNEKERARNIVESLIQNSDKKNILSKSYELLGDISDTYTQKKRNYEFSLTYDPKNVDSLAKLGILLYQHDMKNNIELSRIYLTKAIILDPNNEQVANILLKINNKLEQRLFLISYIPLFLILAVIVYILYKFSEEETEVEDEKQ
- a CDS encoding DUF342 domain-containing protein is translated as MAKYEIKISEDAMVASLKLINDGRPPTINEIEEFLKEKGVVHGIINEVMQQIVSNPKYDKDYTIAYGTPPQVGEDAKIIFRETIEKEINDIDTSKIDMKEVSKLIIVNRGDELAEIIPPKRGKDGKNVKGEIVEGFLGKELKLKLGKNVYLNDNKIISNIDGKFVTNQDRSGEIYIDVLDEHKITGNIDYSTGNIRFPGKLYINGDVKAGFVVEAKDYLEIKGVVESANVICQGDAYVFGIKGAGKGIVKAKNLKCNYIENSYIEVEDTLIVSTSILNSTIKAGKNVVVEGKNGRIAGGSVLATKLIESDILGSVMHVRTICEVGIPPELNQELLNLESQLTLDTENLKKISSILTGLRKLKDMDKLDEQRLEYYKKSLNTFKVLLDDIERMQERIREIKTKIQDSKGEAFIIARDIAYPGVEVIIHKKKFVPTKPLTKVIFQLEDEEIILRGYKAETYKQGGK
- a CDS encoding epoxyqueuosine reductase QueH; translated protein: MTLFLHVCCAPDLTVSYKRLDEQGYEPVVYFYNPNIFPEEEYIKRFDEVKKLQRVWHFKLIQGKYEPSVYYNRIKGNEYNKRNRCLECIRLRLNSTIFMAKELGFTIYSSSLLASPRKSHEDILNISKELEHEYEDQNIKFKYLNFRSNNGIKESSKICKTYNIYRQDYCGCVFSLSESKKYEEESKRDNFKKLKKIVGEEYANKLFNYYKTDLLRVPEDVPYEFLLIDGINSLKYLKPQIVLIKKEIANDFGLSESGRYKIGNWKTKIIIW
- a CDS encoding ComEA family DNA-binding protein, which encodes MKKKLFFPLIIISIIFLIGFINYKESFSNINDNSILEPLKIDLLTASVEDLIKLPYIGPSKANAIVKYRDTYGFSSVEDIKNVPGIGEKTFLNIKDYIYLSKSVYEVKDKTININTASFEQLIGLPGIGKVNAQKIIDYRLLKKIETLEELKKLGISSSTLKKIEGKVTF
- a CDS encoding dehydroquinate synthase/iron-containing alcohol dehydrogenase family protein, with protein sequence MKSISFSKGIEKDININIYMNYYEEFLSKYVSKYGSLLIIDSSLKKYFNYNNNNIVFIKGGPEAKYFDRYVELCKLITNGDYSNIIVVGGGSLIDMVGFTYNTLDFPKANLIAVPTTLSSMIYLPVSGEFNLDMNYTKNYLKVSGYPDLVYVDPYFCKFLDKTAMKKQFIFGYLVGLLFDKKFAELSLRYSKNFIKLDLEEYLYIAIKNVLSLYSNDLGFPGTRLSKFIIEPDFKMNNFFVESECLSFIFLSYLSCKLGYLSGNNFEHLVSDIKSSLGFSNLPFKSLKAKKFSIPINEILLTDDGFINYYINYTELEELLPEFKVFVRSA
- the rpiB gene encoding ribose 5-phosphate isomerase B — encoded protein: MKIAIASDHAAFEMKEELVNYLKEKNIDVIDLGTYSKESVDYPDYAKMLGEMVANRKVEYGIGLCGTGIGMSISVNKIKGIRGALCLYPSMAELARKHNNANVLVLAGRLMGYDLAKWTVDTFLSTEFEGERHQRRIDKISNIEEQN
- the lexA gene encoding transcriptional repressor LexA; this translates as MEDLTKRQLQVLDYIILYMKENGFAPSIRDIMRHFEFKSPRAAHKHLIILEKKGYLEREGVSRGIRLTPKCGTVLATENLIPVSGKIAAGNAIEAIEKVTDFIPIPSNFFPKNFEYFSLRVEGNSMIEAHIKSGDYVIVRKQDYAEDGDIIVALIDKSEATLKRMKKINEDEVLLIPENKSLQEIRVSIDRLEIQGKMVGLIRLV